In Desulfovibrio sp. X2, a single window of DNA contains:
- a CDS encoding restriction endonuclease subunit S, producing the protein MSFPRYPEYKDSGVEWLREVPSHWSVGPLRYAIARIDSGTSVNAKDMPAEEGEIGVLKTSCVYGGSFDPDENKAVLPEEFGRVSCPLKANTLIVSRMNTPDLVGAVGLVRIAQAGLYLPDRLWLVSFADAHPTFCYYWMRSASYRGQVQAVCSGTSSSMQNLSQGQFRSFIFPTPPMFEQSAIAAFLDRETGKIDALVAEQEKLIELLKEKRQAVISHAVTKGLDPTVLMKDSGIEWLGEMPEHWERVQLGRLCRQVSDGPHFSPAYEDEGVMFISARNIKVDGWSLDDVKFISERDYAEFSKRVIPDFGDVLYTKGGTTGIARVVDLKQKFQIWVHIAVLKLHHSMSNPYYVAYALNSRGCYEQSQLYTRGATNQDLGLTRMIKIWLALPPVSEQNEIVEHLNSATFELDQLIAEAQRAIDLLNERRSALISAAVTGKIDVRGIHPEMTEAI; encoded by the coding sequence ATGAGTTTTCCCCGGTATCCGGAGTACAAGGACAGCGGGGTCGAGTGGCTGAGGGAGGTGCCATCTCATTGGTCAGTTGGGCCTTTACGCTACGCAATAGCGCGGATCGATTCCGGAACAAGCGTCAACGCGAAAGATATGCCTGCCGAGGAAGGTGAGATTGGCGTCCTCAAGACGAGTTGCGTTTACGGTGGCAGTTTTGATCCCGATGAAAACAAAGCTGTTCTCCCGGAGGAGTTCGGTCGCGTTTCGTGCCCATTGAAGGCAAACACGTTAATCGTCAGCCGCATGAACACGCCAGATCTCGTTGGCGCCGTTGGCTTGGTTCGTATTGCTCAGGCTGGGTTGTACCTGCCAGATCGTCTATGGCTTGTGTCGTTCGCTGATGCTCACCCGACGTTCTGCTATTACTGGATGCGGTCTGCTAGTTACCGAGGGCAGGTACAAGCTGTGTGCTCAGGGACTAGCTCCAGCATGCAGAATCTGTCGCAGGGGCAGTTCCGGTCCTTTATCTTTCCCACGCCTCCCATGTTCGAACAATCCGCCATTGCGGCCTTCCTCGACCGTGAGACCGGCAAGATCGATGCGCTGGTGGCCGAGCAGGAGAAGCTGATCGAACTGCTGAAGGAGAAACGCCAGGCGGTCATCTCCCACGCCGTCACCAAGGGCCTCGACCCCACCGTGCTGATGAAGGACAGCGGGATCGAATGGCTGGGCGAGATGCCAGAGCATTGGGAGCGTGTCCAGCTAGGGCGTCTCTGCCGTCAAGTTTCAGATGGGCCACACTTCTCACCTGCATACGAAGATGAAGGAGTGATGTTTATCTCTGCTCGAAATATTAAAGTCGACGGCTGGTCTTTAGATGATGTAAAATTCATTTCTGAAAGAGACTACGCCGAGTTTTCTAAACGAGTAATTCCAGATTTCGGTGATGTTCTCTACACTAAGGGAGGAACGACAGGAATCGCCCGAGTTGTCGACCTAAAGCAGAAATTTCAAATCTGGGTCCATATTGCTGTGCTAAAACTTCATCACAGCATGTCAAATCCTTACTATGTCGCCTATGCGCTCAATAGCCGTGGCTGCTATGAGCAGTCACAACTATATACGCGAGGTGCTACGAATCAAGATCTTGGGCTGACTAGAATGATAAAGATTTGGCTTGCTCTCCCGCCTGTATCTGAACAAAACGAGATCGTTGAGCACCTTAATTCGGCAACTTTTGAACTTGATCAGCTGATCGCCGAAGCCCAACGCGCCATCGACCTGCTCAATGAACGCCGCTCAGCTCTGATCTCTGCCGCCGTGACCGGCAAGATCGACGTGCGCGGCATTCACCCTGAAATGACGGAGGCCATATGA
- a CDS encoding GntR family transcriptional regulator: MYSVKIEDITYEALSQGDLSQIKLSDIKSIMIKLRISPCAQSIFEKIYIFIRYGGKAFPGNKYLAMKIGVSSRTIRRALGKLVQSKMIIIEERQGTTNRYHIRPEQLSHILIGRLRASTSRPGHSVHPP, translated from the coding sequence ATGTATTCAGTTAAAATTGAAGATATTACATATGAAGCACTGTCTCAAGGTGATTTGTCACAAATAAAATTAAGTGACATAAAATCAATAATGATCAAATTGCGCATATCTCCATGTGCTCAGAGTATCTTTGAAAAGATTTATATATTCATAAGATATGGAGGAAAGGCCTTTCCAGGCAATAAATATTTGGCAATGAAGATTGGCGTGAGCTCTCGTACAATAAGAAGGGCTCTCGGGAAACTTGTTCAGTCAAAGATGATCATTATCGAGGAAAGGCAAGGAACGACAAATAGATATCACATAAGACCTGAGCAATTGTCGCATATTTTGATAGGGCGACTCAGGGCAAGCACCTCTCGACCCGGCCATTCTGTCCACCCCCCC
- a CDS encoding helix-turn-helix domain-containing protein: MHDRTRSHGALRLTGSARERRIRRRLTRRILRALDGWGLTEDEQASVLGLPRSSRAMLGRFRQGFPLPNDTEIVERVGHLLALQKAVRLFYRNAPERASTWMTRHSIRFGTRPIDMITKRGMAALRYLRADLEPDPERRVYAASMNVFADLGLPNPELLSAKSALVHALDGVISDRGLTKAQAADICGIEPHDLSIALRGGIGNVTLDTLVKWLEALGYGVTLAVGKARPRFTPGEDEQENQQLRSI; this comes from the coding sequence ATGCATGATCGTACACGTAGTCATGGAGCATTACGATTGACCGGTTCCGCCCGGGAGCGCCGTATACGCCGGAGATTGACCAGGAGGATCCTGCGGGCACTGGATGGCTGGGGGCTGACAGAGGATGAGCAAGCCTCCGTGTTGGGCTTGCCAAGATCAAGTCGGGCCATGCTCGGGCGCTTCCGCCAGGGATTCCCGCTCCCGAACGACACGGAGATTGTCGAGCGGGTCGGGCACCTTCTGGCGCTTCAAAAAGCTGTACGTCTTTTCTACCGAAATGCTCCTGAACGTGCGTCTACCTGGATGACGCGTCACAGCATACGTTTCGGAACGCGGCCGATTGATATGATCACAAAGCGGGGTATGGCTGCACTCCGGTACCTCCGGGCCGATCTTGAGCCCGATCCCGAGCGAAGGGTTTACGCCGCCAGCATGAACGTTTTTGCAGATCTCGGGTTGCCGAACCCCGAATTGCTCTCGGCCAAGTCCGCTCTTGTGCACGCCCTGGATGGCGTAATCTCTGATCGAGGTCTGACCAAAGCACAGGCAGCCGACATCTGCGGAATCGAACCACACGATCTTTCCATTGCCCTGCGTGGGGGGATAGGAAATGTCACGCTTGATACGCTCGTCAAGTGGCTTGAGGCCTTGGGCTACGGAGTGACACTGGCTGTCGGGAAAGCTCGTCCGCGCTTCACCCCCGGCGAGGACGAGCAAGAGAATCAACAACTGAGAAGCATATGA
- a CDS encoding Fic family protein, with the protein MKFETFESGRWTKRYRYKSFEPVPVNHEWTWEDAAVNALLETANRALGELNAFSLIVPDIDLFIQMHVVKEAQTSSRIEGTQTGIEEALMPEEQIEPEKRDDWREVRNYITAVNQAIAELKDLPLSNRLLRRTHEILMTGVRGEHKQPGEFRTSQNWIGGSSLMDAVFIPPHPDGVPDLMSDLEKFWHNEEITVPHLVRAAISHYQFETIHPFLDGNGRIGRLLIPLYLVSHGLLAKPSLYLSDFFERNRASYYDALMGVRVSNDIMHWVRFFLRGVAETATKGRDVFQQILALRTESENAVMGLGKRSANARSLLHVLYRNPVVTAADVEREVGVSTPTANALTRDFERLGLLKEITGQQRGRSYAFDRYLRLFVS; encoded by the coding sequence ATGAAATTCGAGACCTTCGAGTCCGGCCGGTGGACCAAGCGGTACCGGTACAAGAGCTTCGAGCCGGTGCCGGTCAACCATGAATGGACGTGGGAAGACGCGGCCGTCAACGCGCTGCTGGAGACCGCCAACCGGGCGCTGGGGGAGCTGAACGCCTTCTCGCTCATCGTCCCGGACATCGACCTGTTCATCCAGATGCACGTCGTAAAGGAGGCGCAGACCTCCAGCCGGATAGAAGGAACGCAAACGGGCATCGAGGAGGCTCTCATGCCCGAAGAGCAGATTGAGCCGGAGAAACGCGACGACTGGCGAGAAGTGCGCAACTACATCACGGCAGTCAACCAGGCCATCGCCGAACTGAAGGACCTTCCACTGTCCAACCGTCTGCTCCGAAGGACGCACGAAATCCTCATGACCGGCGTGCGCGGCGAGCACAAGCAGCCGGGCGAATTTCGCACCAGCCAGAACTGGATCGGCGGGTCGAGCCTGATGGACGCCGTATTCATCCCGCCGCACCCGGACGGCGTGCCCGACCTGATGAGCGACCTGGAGAAATTCTGGCACAACGAAGAAATCACGGTTCCGCATCTCGTCCGCGCCGCCATAAGCCATTACCAGTTCGAAACCATCCACCCATTCCTGGACGGCAATGGACGTATCGGCCGCCTGCTGATCCCGCTTTATCTGGTCAGCCACGGACTCCTTGCCAAACCGTCGCTCTACCTTTCGGACTTCTTCGAACGAAATCGGGCGAGCTACTATGACGCCCTGATGGGGGTCCGCGTTTCCAACGACATCATGCACTGGGTGCGCTTCTTCCTGCGCGGCGTGGCGGAAACGGCCACCAAGGGGCGCGACGTGTTCCAGCAAATCCTCGCGTTGCGCACCGAGAGCGAAAACGCCGTGATGGGCCTGGGCAAGCGCAGCGCCAATGCCCGATCGTTGCTGCACGTGCTGTATCGCAACCCTGTCGTAACCGCTGCCGATGTCGAACGTGAGGTGGGGGTGAGCACGCCCACGGCCAACGCGCTCACCCGCGACTTCGAACGGCTTGGACTCCTCAAGGAGATCACGGGGCAGCAGCGCGGGCGATCCTATGCGTTTGATCGTTACCTTAGGCTCTTCGTTAGTTAA
- a CDS encoding GIY-YIG nuclease family protein, with product MTVGSTGRSLELFFIDGKPDGMQTAEMFNWTGHVLMAPRTRIKAALDRKEAKYTGIYLLLGDKDDKPFAYIGEGEDISDRIKNHDQKKDWWTQAVLVTTGANTLNKAHVKYLESRLVEIAKRVKQRDLENGNTPPRPGLSEAAQANMESFLEYLLMTLPALRIDMFLDKASPKESTGAEATESGESSSLFFELASPKHGLAAKAKLVDGEFIVLKGSTARLRWKGKGSWDSTYAKLHEELRATEVLVEDGGHCVFAKSYAFRSTSAAAAVIKGRPASGPAEWKVVGTGQTYREWEASQLHAAALETA from the coding sequence ATGACCGTCGGCTCTACCGGACGCTCCCTCGAACTCTTCTTCATCGACGGCAAGCCGGACGGGATGCAGACGGCCGAAATGTTCAACTGGACCGGGCACGTGCTGATGGCACCCCGGACCCGCATCAAGGCCGCCTTGGACCGCAAGGAAGCGAAATATACCGGGATATACCTCCTTCTCGGCGACAAGGACGACAAGCCGTTCGCCTACATCGGGGAAGGAGAGGACATCTCGGACCGCATCAAGAATCACGATCAGAAAAAGGACTGGTGGACGCAGGCCGTTCTTGTCACGACCGGAGCGAATACCCTCAACAAGGCGCATGTGAAGTACCTTGAGTCGCGCCTTGTGGAGATCGCCAAGAGAGTCAAACAGCGCGACCTCGAGAACGGAAACACGCCCCCCCGCCCCGGCCTTTCCGAGGCCGCGCAGGCGAACATGGAATCCTTTCTCGAGTATCTCTTGATGACCCTGCCTGCCCTGCGCATCGACATGTTCCTGGACAAGGCCAGCCCCAAGGAGTCCACAGGAGCGGAGGCAACAGAAAGCGGCGAGTCCTCCTCACTCTTTTTCGAACTCGCGAGCCCAAAGCATGGACTCGCCGCAAAGGCGAAGCTCGTGGACGGGGAATTCATCGTCCTCAAAGGCTCCACGGCTCGCCTCAGGTGGAAGGGCAAGGGCTCATGGGACAGCACCTACGCGAAGCTCCACGAAGAGTTGCGGGCAACAGAGGTCCTTGTTGAAGACGGGGGCCACTGTGTCTTCGCCAAAAGCTACGCATTCCGCAGCACGAGCGCAGCCGCCGCGGTGATTAAAGGTCGTCCGGCCAGCGGCCCTGCCGAATGGAAAGTCGTCGGCACGGGACAGACCTACAGGGAATGGGAGGCCAGCCAGCTTCACGCTGCGGCTCTGGAGACTGCATGA
- a CDS encoding class I SAM-dependent DNA methyltransferase, which produces MNQQTLSAFTWSVADLLRGDYKQSEYGRVILPFTILRRLDCVLAATKPAVLAELEAKKAQGIISDPFLLRASGQSFFNTSQLDMKKLMGDQDHIRENLFAYISAFSPAVRDIFERFEFHAQVERLSKCGLLYQVTERFSQIDLHPENVSNFQMGLIFEELIRKFAELSNETAGEHFTPREVIRLMVNLIFIEDDDVLSKPGVVRTIYDPTAGTGGMLSIAGEYLAEHNPKARLTVFGQELNPESYAICKADMLIKGQDVSNIVFGNTLSDDGHAGTRFDYMLSNPPFGVEWKKVEKEVRREHDTQGFNGRFGPGLPRVSDGSMLFLLHLISKMRPAAEGGSRFGIVLNGSPLFTGGAGSGESEIRRYVLENDFLEAIIGLPTDMFYNTGISTYVWIVSNRKPEHRKGKVQLIDASAMWQKMRKSLGSKRKELSDAHIEEITRLFGQFAETELDGKPISRIFRNSAFGYQTITVERPERDEAGKIVLGQRGKAKGKPVPDSKLRDTENVPLDEDVNEYFKREVLPHAPDAWIDHAKTKIGYEIPFNRHFYVFTPPRPLEVIDAELKQTTDRIKAMIEGLIA; this is translated from the coding sequence ATGAACCAACAGACATTGTCAGCATTCACCTGGTCGGTCGCCGACCTTTTGCGCGGCGACTACAAGCAGTCAGAATATGGCAGAGTCATCCTTCCCTTCACCATTCTACGGCGCTTGGACTGCGTTCTCGCCGCGACCAAGCCTGCCGTCCTGGCCGAACTCGAGGCCAAGAAGGCGCAGGGCATAATCTCCGACCCGTTTCTGCTCCGGGCTTCCGGCCAGAGCTTTTTCAACACGTCACAGCTGGACATGAAGAAGCTCATGGGCGACCAAGATCATATCCGAGAGAATCTGTTCGCCTACATCAGCGCTTTCTCACCCGCCGTGCGGGACATTTTCGAGCGCTTCGAGTTCCACGCGCAGGTGGAGCGGCTGTCCAAATGCGGCCTGCTCTACCAGGTCACGGAACGCTTTTCCCAGATAGACCTGCACCCCGAGAACGTGAGCAACTTCCAGATGGGGCTGATTTTCGAAGAACTGATCCGGAAGTTCGCCGAGTTGTCGAACGAGACAGCCGGAGAGCACTTCACCCCGCGCGAAGTCATCCGACTCATGGTGAATCTGATCTTCATCGAGGACGACGACGTGCTCTCCAAGCCCGGCGTCGTGCGGACGATCTACGACCCTACGGCCGGAACCGGCGGAATGCTCTCCATCGCGGGCGAATACCTGGCGGAGCACAACCCCAAGGCGCGCCTGACCGTGTTCGGCCAGGAACTGAATCCCGAGTCCTACGCCATCTGCAAGGCGGACATGCTCATCAAAGGCCAGGACGTGTCCAACATCGTCTTCGGCAACACCCTATCCGACGACGGCCACGCGGGGACGCGCTTCGACTACATGCTGTCCAACCCGCCCTTCGGCGTGGAGTGGAAGAAGGTCGAGAAGGAGGTCCGTCGCGAGCACGATACGCAGGGATTCAACGGCCGCTTCGGCCCCGGCCTGCCTCGCGTGTCGGACGGTTCCATGCTCTTTCTGCTGCACCTGATCAGCAAGATGCGTCCGGCGGCAGAGGGCGGCTCGCGCTTCGGCATCGTGCTCAACGGTTCGCCGCTCTTCACGGGCGGAGCCGGCAGCGGCGAGAGCGAAATCCGCCGCTACGTCCTGGAGAACGATTTTCTGGAGGCCATCATCGGCCTGCCCACGGACATGTTCTACAACACCGGCATCAGCACGTATGTCTGGATCGTCAGCAACCGGAAGCCCGAGCACCGCAAGGGCAAGGTCCAGCTCATCGACGCCTCGGCCATGTGGCAGAAGATGCGCAAAAGCCTGGGCAGCAAGCGCAAGGAACTGTCCGACGCCCACATCGAGGAGATCACCCGCCTGTTCGGCCAGTTCGCCGAGACCGAGCTGGACGGCAAGCCCATCAGCCGCATCTTCAGGAACAGCGCCTTCGGCTACCAGACCATCACCGTGGAGCGGCCCGAACGCGACGAGGCGGGCAAGATCGTCCTGGGCCAACGGGGCAAGGCGAAAGGCAAGCCCGTGCCGGACAGCAAACTGCGCGACACCGAGAACGTCCCCCTGGACGAGGACGTGAACGAGTACTTCAAGCGCGAAGTGCTGCCCCACGCCCCGGACGCCTGGATCGACCACGCCAAGACCAAAATCGGCTACGAGATTCCTTTCAACCGCCACTTCTACGTCTTCACCCCGCCGCGCCCGCTGGAGGTCATCGACGCCGAACTGAAGCAGACCACAGACCGCATCAAGGCGATGATCGAGGGACTGATCGCATGA
- a CDS encoding phage integrase N-terminal domain-containing protein produces the protein MKNENSLLMGAHRGIKSHGGSGKTKKNHFNEAKRFVSTLHQLGFGVRKWENVSMKHVAAVVGHWLNIDGLTAATVKEYLSAVRICCSHFGNSRVAESRNEEFGIPNRTYVTNSDKSLPENVFREVVHTLRNGSLNEQRLAAQLMLQRSLGLRFEESCKLNPERAVLSDGRVLISEGTKGGRDRILSSVPEVSRKALVFARDCISPRGSTMDPAMSEAQWRKFAYATLAKQGISRSTSGASMHGNRHAYAQGRYECITGFLPPCKFPSKVEFRSNAERVAGKAWSKLDRDARLIIKSELGHGPDRDSVVSQYLGSK, from the coding sequence ATGAAGAATGAAAACAGCCTTCTCATGGGCGCTCATCGCGGGATCAAAAGCCACGGGGGATCAGGAAAAACGAAGAAGAACCATTTCAATGAAGCCAAGCGTTTTGTGAGTACCTTGCATCAACTCGGCTTTGGCGTGCGGAAATGGGAAAACGTAAGCATGAAACACGTCGCGGCGGTGGTCGGCCATTGGCTCAATATCGATGGTCTCACCGCCGCGACCGTAAAGGAGTACCTTTCAGCCGTTCGGATCTGCTGTAGTCATTTTGGAAATTCGCGCGTCGCGGAAAGCAGGAACGAGGAGTTCGGTATTCCCAACAGAACCTACGTCACGAACTCGGACAAGTCGCTCCCCGAAAATGTATTCAGAGAGGTGGTTCACACACTGCGTAACGGATCGCTCAATGAGCAGCGACTTGCTGCCCAGCTCATGCTCCAGCGCTCGCTAGGGCTTCGTTTCGAGGAGTCCTGCAAATTGAATCCTGAGCGGGCAGTCCTGTCTGACGGGAGAGTCCTCATAAGCGAGGGCACTAAAGGAGGGCGGGACAGGATCTTGTCTTCAGTTCCGGAGGTCAGTCGAAAGGCCCTGGTTTTTGCACGAGACTGCATCTCTCCACGGGGATCGACCATGGACCCGGCAATGAGTGAGGCCCAGTGGCGAAAGTTCGCCTACGCCACTCTGGCCAAGCAGGGCATTTCCAGGTCAACGTCCGGGGCCTCGATGCATGGAAACCGCCATGCCTATGCCCAGGGGCGCTACGAATGCATCACGGGCTTTCTTCCGCCATGCAAATTCCCGAGCAAAGTGGAGTTTCGTTCCAATGCGGAACGAGTTGCGGGGAAAGCCTGGTCCAAGCTGGACCGGGATGCCCGCCTGATAATCAAATCCGAGTTGGGACACGGACCGGATCGCGATTCAGTCGTGTCACAGTATCTCGGTTCGAAATAG
- a CDS encoding type I restriction endonuclease subunit R has product MNLHKEIEFENDICGHLAAHGWLYDPADAAAYDRQRALFPVDILAWVRQTQPDAWDALVTNHGASAEATLLDRIRKQLDERGTLAVLRFGVELLGLRQPISLAQFKPALAMNPELQTRYAANRLRVVRQLRYSVHNENCLDLVLFLNGIPVATAELKSDFTQAVEDAVDQYRFDRNPRPKGQGAAEPLLDFPRGALVHFAVSNSRVRMTTKLLGPATTFLPFDRGDEGAAGNPANPGGHPTAYLWEQVWERESWLEILGRYIVSTRDCKRRIEKIIFPRYHQLDATRRLVAAVQAEGPGQKYLIQHSAGSGKTNSIAWTAHFLADLHDAAGHSKLFDSVLVVSDRTVLDAQLQEAIFAFERTTGVVASITGEHQSKSGELAEALSGGKKIVVCTIQTFPFALRAVQELAATQGKRFAVIADEAHSSQTGEAASKLKQVLSADEMKELADGGEVSTEDLLAVQMAARANQKGITYIAFTATPKAKTLELFGRRPRPDLPAGPENLPAPFHVYGMRQAIEEGFILDVLRNYTHYKLAFRLASNGKEWDEQEVERSEALKGILRWVRLHPYNISQKVQVVVEHFRANVAPLLDGKAKAMVVTASRQEVVRWQLAIEKYIKRQGYKIGTLVAFSGAVRVEELGSDEVTENSAVLNPNLRGRDIREAFTTDEYQILLVANKFQTGFDQPLLSGMYVDKRLAGIQAVQTLSRLNRSYPGKDTTYILDFVNEPEEVLAAFKTYYETAELEATTDPNLVYDLRAKLDGMGFYDDFEIERVVAVELNDRATQAQLVAAIEPVADRLLKRFKALRLALEAAKRVQDSKAEKDAKDEMDALLLFKRNLGAFLRVYTFLSQIFDYGNTDIEKRSIFFRRLLPLLDFGREREGVNLSGVTLTHHNLRNRGTRDLPLGDGQGAKLKPLTESGSGEVQDKEKALLAEIIARVNDLFEGDLTDDDKLVYVNNVIKGKLLESHILAEQAANNTKEQFAASPDLSRELLNAIMDALAAHTTMSKQALESQRVQQGLRDILLDQAGLYEALRERSHKAETTAP; this is encoded by the coding sequence ATGAATCTGCACAAGGAAATCGAGTTCGAGAACGACATCTGCGGCCATCTGGCGGCGCACGGCTGGCTTTACGACCCCGCCGACGCGGCGGCGTATGACCGGCAGCGGGCGTTGTTCCCGGTCGATATCCTTGCCTGGGTGCGGCAGACACAGCCGGACGCGTGGGACGCCCTGGTCACGAACCACGGCGCATCGGCGGAAGCGACCCTTCTGGACCGCATCCGCAAACAGCTCGACGAGCGAGGCACGCTCGCCGTGCTGCGCTTCGGCGTCGAACTTCTCGGGCTGCGCCAGCCTATCAGCCTTGCCCAGTTCAAGCCCGCGCTGGCCATGAACCCGGAATTGCAAACCCGCTATGCGGCCAACCGGCTGCGCGTGGTGCGCCAGCTCCGCTATTCCGTACACAACGAGAACTGCCTGGACCTGGTGCTGTTCCTGAACGGCATCCCCGTGGCCACGGCCGAACTGAAGAGCGACTTCACCCAGGCGGTGGAAGACGCCGTGGACCAGTACCGCTTCGACCGCAATCCCAGGCCCAAGGGACAGGGGGCGGCCGAACCGCTGCTGGATTTTCCGCGCGGGGCGCTGGTCCACTTCGCGGTCAGCAATTCGCGCGTCAGGATGACCACGAAGCTTCTCGGCCCCGCCACCACATTTCTGCCCTTTGACCGCGGCGACGAGGGCGCGGCGGGCAATCCGGCGAATCCCGGCGGCCACCCCACCGCCTACCTCTGGGAGCAAGTCTGGGAGCGCGAAAGCTGGCTCGAGATCCTCGGCCGCTACATCGTCTCTACCCGCGACTGCAAGAGGCGCATCGAGAAGATCATTTTCCCCCGCTACCACCAGCTTGACGCCACAAGGCGCCTAGTGGCCGCCGTGCAGGCCGAGGGACCGGGCCAGAAGTACCTCATCCAGCATTCGGCGGGTTCGGGCAAGACGAACTCCATCGCCTGGACAGCACATTTCCTGGCGGACCTGCACGATGCCGCCGGGCACAGCAAGCTCTTCGACTCGGTACTCGTGGTGAGCGACCGCACCGTTCTGGACGCCCAGCTGCAGGAGGCCATTTTTGCCTTCGAACGGACCACGGGCGTGGTGGCGAGCATTACCGGAGAGCACCAGAGCAAGAGCGGCGAGCTGGCCGAGGCGCTGTCGGGCGGAAAGAAAATCGTCGTCTGCACCATTCAGACCTTTCCCTTTGCCCTTAGGGCCGTGCAGGAGCTTGCCGCCACCCAGGGCAAGCGCTTTGCCGTGATCGCGGACGAGGCCCACAGCTCCCAGACCGGAGAGGCGGCATCGAAGCTCAAGCAGGTGCTTTCGGCCGATGAGATGAAGGAGCTGGCCGACGGCGGCGAGGTGAGCACGGAAGATCTGCTGGCCGTGCAGATGGCTGCGCGGGCCAACCAAAAAGGGATCACCTACATAGCGTTCACGGCCACGCCCAAGGCCAAGACGCTGGAGCTGTTCGGACGACGCCCGAGGCCCGACCTGCCCGCCGGGCCGGAGAATCTCCCCGCGCCGTTTCATGTGTACGGCATGCGGCAGGCCATCGAGGAAGGCTTCATTCTCGATGTGCTGCGGAACTATACGCACTACAAGCTGGCCTTCCGCCTGGCCAGCAACGGCAAGGAGTGGGACGAGCAGGAGGTCGAGCGGAGCGAGGCGTTGAAGGGCATTCTGCGCTGGGTACGGCTGCACCCGTACAACATCAGCCAAAAGGTCCAGGTCGTCGTCGAACACTTCCGGGCGAACGTCGCCCCCCTGCTGGACGGCAAGGCCAAGGCCATGGTCGTCACGGCCAGCCGCCAGGAGGTCGTCCGCTGGCAGTTGGCCATCGAGAAATACATCAAGCGGCAGGGATACAAGATCGGCACCTTGGTGGCGTTTTCCGGGGCCGTGCGGGTCGAGGAGCTGGGAAGCGACGAGGTCACGGAGAACAGTGCCGTTCTCAACCCGAACCTGCGGGGCAGGGACATCCGTGAGGCTTTCACCACTGACGAGTACCAGATCCTCCTGGTCGCCAACAAATTTCAGACAGGATTCGACCAGCCGTTGCTCAGCGGGATGTATGTGGACAAACGGCTCGCGGGCATCCAGGCCGTACAGACGCTTTCTCGCCTGAACCGCTCTTACCCCGGCAAGGACACCACCTACATACTCGACTTCGTCAACGAGCCCGAAGAGGTGCTGGCCGCCTTCAAGACTTATTATGAGACGGCGGAGCTCGAAGCCACGACCGATCCGAATCTCGTCTACGACCTGCGGGCGAAGCTCGACGGGATGGGCTTCTACGACGATTTCGAAATCGAGCGCGTTGTGGCCGTCGAGCTGAATGATCGGGCGACGCAGGCCCAACTCGTTGCCGCCATAGAGCCTGTGGCCGACCGCCTGCTCAAGCGATTCAAGGCGCTGCGGCTTGCGCTTGAAGCAGCCAAGAGAGTGCAGGACAGCAAGGCAGAGAAGGACGCGAAGGACGAAATGGACGCCTTGCTCCTTTTCAAGCGCAATCTCGGCGCCTTCCTGCGCGTGTACACCTTTCTTTCCCAGATATTCGACTACGGCAACACGGACATCGAGAAGAGAAGCATATTCTTCCGACGCCTCCTCCCTCTTCTTGATTTCGGACGAGAGCGCGAAGGCGTGAACCTGTCAGGGGTAACGCTGACGCACCACAACCTGCGCAATCGAGGAACGCGAGACCTGCCGCTCGGTGACGGGCAAGGCGCAAAGCTGAAGCCTCTCACGGAATCAGGGAGCGGCGAAGTTCAGGACAAGGAAAAGGCCCTCCTCGCGGAGATCATCGCCAGGGTCAACGATCTGTTCGAGGGCGACCTGACCGATGATGACAAGCTCGTCTACGTGAACAACGTCATCAAGGGAAAGCTCCTGGAATCCCACATCCTGGCGGAGCAGGCGGCAAACAACACGAAAGAACAGTTCGCGGCATCCCCGGACTTGTCGCGTGAACTACTCAACGCCATCATGGATGCCCTGGCCGCCCACACGACCATGAGCAAACAGGCTCTCGAGTCACAACGGGTACAGCAGGGACTGCGGGACATCCTGCTGGATCAGGCGGGGCTCTACGAGGCGTTGCGAGAACGATCGCATAAGGCCGAGACCACGGCTCCGTAG